From the genome of Ziziphus jujuba cultivar Dongzao chromosome 6, ASM3175591v1, one region includes:
- the LOC107430228 gene encoding dirigent protein-like: MKLPKLAISALILFFLLINGSTSSSGPTRKKYSRRPCKRLVLYFHDIIYNGNNSKNATSAIVGSPPWGTKTILAGKNHFGNVVVFDDPITLDSNLHSPPVGRAQGFYIYDRKDYFTAWLGFSFWFNSTDHKGTLQFIGADPLNKTRDISVVGGTGDFFMARGIATLMTDAYEGDVYFRLRVDIKLYECW; the protein is encoded by the coding sequence ATGAAATTACCAAAACTTGCAATTTCAGCTCTTATCCTCTTCTTCTTACTCATAAATGGATCTACATCATCATCCGGTCCTACTCGAAAGAAGTACTCTAGGAGGCCTTGTAAGAGGTTGGTATTATATTTCCATGACATTATCTACAATGGCAACAACTCAAAGAATGCAACTTCAGCCATTGTAGGTTCACCGCCTTGGGGGACCAAGACCATTTTGGCAGGAAAAAACCACTTTGGCAATGTGGTAGTTTTCGACGATCCAATTACGTTGGACAGCAATCTGCATTCACCACCCGTTGGTCGAGCTCAAGGGTTTTACATATATGACAGAAAAGACTACTTCACTGCTTGGCTTGGCTTCAGTTTCTGGTTCAACTCCACTGATCACAAGGGAACGTTACAATTTATCGGGGCCGATCCGTTGAACAAGACGAGGGATATATCGGTTGTGGGCGGTACTGGAGATTTCTTCATGGCTAGAGGCATTGCTACTTTGATGACTGATGCTTATGAGGGTGATGTTTATTTCAGACTTCGAGTCGATATCAAGTTGTACGAGtgttggtaa
- the LOC107430226 gene encoding disease resistance response protein 206-like, whose amino-acid sequence MRTRNSSIVIVFFFFFFTILALSSAYPLKKKHYKPCKELVLFFHDILYNGKNAANATSSIVAAPEGANRTILAGQFHFGNIAVFDDPITVDNNLHSKPVGRAQGFYIYDTKNTYTAWLGFTFALNSTDYGHGAISFAGADPLLIKTRDISIVGGTGDFFMHRGIATIMTDAFEGEVYFRLRVDIKFYECW is encoded by the coding sequence ATGAGGACGAGAAATTCCTCCATTgttattgttttcttcttcttcttcttcacgaTTCTTGCCTTATCTTCAGCCTACCCATTAAAGAAGAAACATTACAAACCATGCAAAGAGCTAGTCCTTTTCTTCCATGACATTCTTTACAATGGCAAAAACGCTGCTAATGCAACTTCTTCAATAGTTGCAGCCCCTGAAGGAGCTAACAGAACCATCTTGGCAGGTCAATTTCATTTCGGAAACATAGCGGTTTTCGATGATCCTATTACTGTTGACAACAATCTTCATTCAAAACCTGTTGGAAGAGCACAAGGTTTTTACATATACGACACCAAGAACACCTACACTGCTTGGCTTGGCTTCACATTTGCTCTCAACAGCACAGATTATGGACATGGCGCTATAAGTTTCGCTGGAGCCGATCCCCTTTTGATTAAGACGAGGGACATTTCGATTGTGGGAGGCACCGGAGATTTCTTCATGCATAGAGGAATTGCTACTATCATGACTGATGCTTTTGAAGGTGAAGTTTATTTCCGGCTCCGGGTGGACATCAAATTTTATGAGTgttggtaa
- the LOC107409297 gene encoding cation/H(+) antiporter 18 gives MASNATTGLNCPPPMVATSNGVFQGNHPLHFALPLAILQICLVVVVTRGLAYLLKPLRQPRVIAEIVGGVLLGPSALGRNKTYLHAVFPPKSITVLDTLANIGLLFFLFLAGLELDPKSLRRTGKKAMGIAIAGISLPFALGIGSSFILQATIAKGVNFVAFLVFMGVALSITAFPVLARILAELKLLTTDVGRMAMSAAAVNDVAAWILLALAVALSDNNQSSLVPVWVFLTGCVFVSCCILIVPPIFKWIGQRCHEGEPVDDLYICGTLAAVLAAGFITDTIGIHAMFGAFVIGILVPKDGPLAGTLVEKIEDLVSSLFLPLYFVSSGLKTNVATIQGLQSWGLLVLVIVTACFGKIVGTFLVSISLKVPVHEALALGFLMNSKGLVELIVLNIGRDRKVLNDQTFAIMVLMALFTTFMTTPLVIWVYKPAKRKVSDYKHRTIQRKNPNTQLRILACFHSARNIPSLINLLEASRGTEKREGLCVYAMHLMELSERSSAILMVHKARNNGLPFWNRSQRSDSDNVIVAFEAYQQLSRVSVRPMTAISSMSDLHEDICTTAESKKAAIIILPFHKHQRLDGTLETTRNDFRWVNRKVLQYAPCSVGILVDRGLGGTSHIAASNVSYNVTVLFFGGCDDREALAYGARMAEHPGISLKVVRFLVEPEIVGEIVRVDVDENSGSKAGSEDEEALTELMMKDDSIKFEKKVVRNTGQTIAYIHEISNCSLLLVGRMPTGEVALALNRRGECPELGPVGSLLTSPDFSATASVLVVQQFNGQLSQNLPLEFMVEAESPNGDSSQST, from the exons ATGGCTTCCAATGCTACTACAGGACTCAATTGTCCACCTCCAATGGTGGCCACATCGAACGGTGTATTCCAGGGCAATCATCCTCTTCATTTTGCACTTCCGCTTGCTATTTTGCAGATATGTTTAGTAGTTGTAGTTACACGAGGGCTTGCTTATCTTTTGAAGCCATTGAGGCAGCCTCGTGTTATTGCAGAGATTGTT GGAGGGGTATTACTTGGGCCTTCAGCACTGGGACGAAACAAAACCTATCTCCATGCAGTTTTTCCACCTAAAAGTATCACAGTGTTAGATACCCTAGCTAATATTGGTCTCctgttctttcttttccttgctGGCCTAGAGTTAGATCCTAAATCCCTTCGCAGGACGGGGAAAAAGGCCATGGGAATTGCCATTGCAGGGATTAGCCTTCCATTTGCTTTAGGGATCGGTTCATCATTTATCCTTCAAGCAACCATAGCTAAAGGGGTAAATTTTGTTGCGTTTTTAGTGTTCATGGGAGTCGCGCTTTCAATAACAGCATTCCCTGTCTTGGCTCGTATTCTGGCTGAGCTGAAGCTTTTAACCACTGATGTTGGCAGAATGGCTATGTCAGCTGCAGCAGTCAATGATGTTGCAGCCTGGATTCTTCTTGCTCTGGCTGTTGCCCTATCTGACAATAATCAATCTTCCCTTGTCCCAGTATGGGTCTTCTTGACTGGGTGTGTTTTCGTAAGTTGTTGTATCCTCATTGTCCCTCCAATCTTCAAATGGATAGGTCAAAGATGTCATGAAGGTGAACCTGTGGATGACTTGTACATATGCGGGACACTAGCTGCTGTTCTGGCTGCTGGATTTATTACTGATACCATTGGAATTCATGCCATGTTTGGTGCTTTTGTCATTGGAATTCTTGTCCCTAAGGATGGTCCACTCGCTGGCACTCTTGTGGAAAAAATAGAGGATCTTGTATCTAGTCTTTTTCTACCGTTATACTTTGTGTCAAGTGGATTGAAGACCAATGTAGCTACAATTCAGGGGCTTCAATCGTGGGGTCTTCTTGTTTTAGTCATTGTTACAGCTTGTTTTGGGAAGATAGTTGGAACCTTTCTGGTGTCAATTTCTCTCAAAGTGCCTGTACATGAGGCTTTAGCATTGGGGTTCCTCATGAACAGTAAAGGTTTGGTGGAGCTCATTGTCCTCAACATTGGTAGAGATAGAAAG GTTTTGAATGACCAGACTTTTGCAATCATGGTTCTAATGGCTCTCTTTACTACTTTTATGACTACACCTCTTGTCATTTGGGTGTATAAGCCAGCAAAAAGAAAGGTGTCTGATTACAAGCATAGAACAATTCAAAGGAAAAATCCCAACACCCAACTTAGGATCTTGGCATGCTTCCACAGTGCAAGAAACATTCCTTCACTGATCAACCTTCTCGAGGCCTCACGTGGGACTGAGAAGCGTGAAGGGCTATGCGTATATGCAATGCATCTCATGGAACTCTCCGAGAGGTCATCGGCTATATTAATGGTACACAAGGCAAGAAATAATGGGCTACCCTTTTGGAACAGAAGCCAGCGATCAGACTCTGACAATGTTATAGTGGCATTTGAGGCTTACCAGCAACTGAGCCGAGTGTCTGTCAGGCCAATGACAGCAATCTCTTCAATGTCCGATCTACATGAAGATATTTGTACCACCGCTGAGAGCAAAAAAGCTGCAATCATAATTCTTCCCTTCCATAAACACCAAAGGCTAGATGGTACATTAGAGACCACACGAAATGACTTCCGCTGGGTGAATCGGAAGGTTCTTCAATATGCACCATGCTCGGTTGGAATTCTGGTGGATCGTGGGCTAGGTGGAACTAGCCATATCGCTGCAAGCAACGTTTCTTACAATGTCACGGTTCTCTTCTTCGGGGGCTGTGATGACCGCGAGGCACTGGCCTATGGGGCTAGGATGGCAGAGCACCCTGGCATCAGTTTAAAGGTCGTTCGCTTTCTAGTTGAACCTGAGATTGTGGGAGAGATTGTGAGAGTTGACGTAGATGAAAATTCTGGTAGTAAAGCGGGTTCAGAAGATGAGGAGGCACTGACCGAATTGATGATGAAAGATGACTCTATCAAATTCGAAAAGAAAGTTGTTAGAAATACTGGACAAACAATTGCATATATCCATGAGATAAGCAACTGCAGCCTGCTTTTGGTTGGTAGAATGCCTACCGGTGAAGTAGCTTTAGCTCTAAACCGGAGGGGTGAGTGTCCAGAATTGGGACCAGTTGGTAGTTTGTTGACTTCACCGGATTTCTCTGCAACAGCATCAGTCTTGGTGGTGCAACAGTTCAATGGCCAATTATCTCAGAATTTGCCACTGGAGTTCATGGTAGAAGCAGAATCACCAAACGGAGATTCATCACAATCTACGTAA
- the LOC107430239 gene encoding cation/H(+) antiporter 18 encodes MAANATNATSSCPTPMKATSNGIFQSDNPLDYALPLAILQICIVVTFTRILAFLLRPLRQPRVIAEIVGGILLGPSALGRNTNYLHTIFPDKSLTVLDTLANIGLLFFLFLVGLELDPKSLRRTGKKALSIALAGISLPFVLGIGTSFVLRGTISKGVDGPPFLVFMGVALSITAFPVLARILAELKLLTTDIGRMAMSAAAVNDVAAWILLALAIALSGTGHSPLVSLWVFLCGLAFVVGCIMVVPPVFRWMAQRCPEGEPVDELYVCATLVTVLAAGFLTDMIGIHALFGAFVVGVLVPKEGPFAGALVEKVEDLISGLFLPLYFVSSGLKTNVATISGVQSWGLLVLVITTACVGKIVGTVAVSLLCRIPFQEALALGFLMNTKGLVELIVLNIGKDRKVLNDQTFAIMVLMAIFTTFITTPTVIAVYKPAKRARKADYKHKTIERKDPNSQLRILACFHSSRNIPTLINIIEASRGTEKREKLCVYAMHLMELSERSSAILMVHKARKNGLPFWNKGLRSDCDQIVVAFEAFQQLSRVTIRPMTAISSLSSIHEDICESAESKRAAMIIIPFHKHQRIDGALETTRNEFRWVNKRILQHAPCSVGILVDRGLGGATHISASNVSSNVTVLFFGGHHDREALAYGVRMAEHPGISLTVVHFIANPDMSGEIVRVNIEDDSNNFEGDEKQDENSIAELKHKTSYENSISYQERVVRNSAETIDVIREFSRCNLFLVGRMPEGQAACGLNVKSDCPELGSVGGLLTSSDFATSATVLVIQHYHGKTYSSPVPLSKVDVLPSGEDSETN; translated from the exons atggctgcCAATGCTACTAATGCTACAAGTTCATGTCCAACACCCATGAAAGCTACCTCTAATGGCATATTCCAGAGTGACAATCCTCTAGATTATGCACTGCCTCTTGCTATCCTGCAGATTTGCATTGTGGTTACATTCACTCGGATTCTTGCGTTTCTTCTCCGGCCACTAAGACAGCCTCGTGTGATTGCTGAGATTGTG GGAGGGATTTTGCTTGGTCCATCAGCTCTTGGTCGAAATACAAACTATTTGCACACAATATTTCCGGACAAAAGTCTCACAGTTTTGGATACTCTGGCAAACATTGGTCTGCTTTTCTTTCTATTCCTTGTTGGTCTGGAATTAGACCCAAAATCTCTTCGTCGTACAGGAAAGAAAGCTTTAAGCATAGCACTAGCAGGGATTAGTCTCCCATTTGTGTTGGGGATTGGTACATCTTTTGTCCTAAGAGGTACCATTTCCAAAGGTGTTGATGGACCACCATTTCTTGTGTTCATGGGGGTGGCTCTGTCCATAACAGCATTCCCTGTCTTGGCTCGTATCTTGGCCGAGCTCAAGCTTCTGACAACCGATATTGGCCGGATGGCAATGTCAGCAGCCGCGGTGAACGATGTTGCTGCTTGGATTCTTCTCGCTCTTGCCATTGCACTCTCAGGGACAGGCCATTCTCCACTTGTTTCACTCTGGGTTTTCTTGTGTGGTTTGGCTTTCGTTGTCGGTTGCATAATGGTTGTCCCCCCTGTGTTTAGATGGATGGCGCAGCGCTGTCCCGAGGGTGAACCGGTGGATGAATTATATGTATGTGCTACATTAGTTACAGTTTTAGCAGCTGGGTTTTTGACAGACATGATTGGAATCCATGCCCTTTTTGGTGCATTTGTTGTTGGGGTTCTTGTTCCAAAAGAAGGTCCATTTGCTGGTGCTCTGGTGGAAAAAGTTGAGGATCTTATATCTGGCCTTTTCCTTCCTCTGTATTTTGTTTCAAGTGGATTGAAGACCAATGTTGCTACAATTAGTGGTGTACAATCATGGGGTCTCCTTGTCTTGGTCATTACCACTGCTTGTGTTGGGAAGATTGTTGGCACTGTGGCCGTTTCACTCTTATGCAGAATCCCTTTTCAAGAGGCTTTGGCTCTTGGTTTCCTCATGAATACCAAAGGATTGGTTGAGCTTATTGTCCTCAACATTGGTAAAGACAGAaag GTTCTTAATGATCAAACATTTGCTATCATGGTTCTGATGGCCATTTTTACAACCTTCATCACAACTCCAACAGTAATCGCAGTTTACAAACCAGCTAAAAGAGCACGCAAAGCCGATTACAAACACAAAACCATTGAGAGGAAAGATCCAAATAGCCAGCTCCGGATTTTGGCCTGTTTCCACAGTTCAAGAAACATTCCGACGCTGATTAATATCATCGAGGCGTCTCGCGGGACAGAAAAGAGGGAAAAACTATGTGTGTATGCTATGCATCTTATGGAGCTGAGTGAGAGATCATCTGCAATCCTGATGGTCCACAAGGCTAGGAAAAATGGGCTACCCTTTTGGAATAAAGGTCTGAGATCGGATTGCGATCAAATTGTTGTGGCGTTCGAGGCATTCCAGCAGCTGAGCAGGGTAACAATCCGACCAATGACAGCAATCTCATCCCTGTCTAGCATCCATGAAGATATCTGCGAGAGTGCTGAGAGCAAAAGGGCTGCAATGATAATCATTCCATTCCACAAACACCAGAGGATAGATGGTGCATTGGAAACCACTCGAAACGAGTTTCGATGGGTGAACAAGAGGATACTCCAGCATGCACCGTGCTCAGTTGGAATCTTGGTGGACAGAGGGCTTGGTGGAGCAACTCACATTTCAGCAAGCAATGTTTCTTCCAATGTGACTGTTCTGTTCTTCGGTGGTCACCATGATCGCGAAGCACTCGCTTACGGGGTTCGAATGGCTGAACATCCGGGTATTAGTCTCACTGTGGTACATTTCATAGCAAATCCTGATATGTCAGGGGAGATAGTAAGGGTCAACATAGAGGATGACTCCAACAACTTTGAAGGAGATGAGAAACAGGATGAGAATTCCATTGCTGAATTGAAACACAAGACTTCGTACGAAAATTCCATAAGTTACCAGGAGAGGGTAGTGAGGAATTCTGCTGAAACAATCGATGTGATTCGAGAGTTCAGTAGGTGCAATCTGTTCTTGGTTGGTAGGATGCCTGAAGGTCAAGCAGCTTGTGGTTTGAATGTGAAAAGTGACTGCCCTGAACTTGGTAGTGTTGGAGGCTTGTTAACTTCTTCAGATTTTGCCACCTCAGCAACAGTTTTGGTAATTCAACATTACCATGGTAAAACTTATTCTTCCCCAGTGCCTCTATCAAAAGTGGACGTTTTGCCCTCTGGTGAAGATTCAGAAACCAATTGA